Proteins encoded within one genomic window of Fragaria vesca subsp. vesca linkage group LG1, FraVesHawaii_1.0, whole genome shotgun sequence:
- the LOC101313343 gene encoding subtilisin-like protease-like yields MASFCSVWRRSSILFLLLCVLVAQISTCFSSKVYVVYMGSKNGEDPDEILAQNHQILASVHTGSIEDAQASHIHSYRHGFKGFAARLTDHQASQISKMPGVVSVFPNSKRSLHTTHSWDFMGLLGEQTLEVSGFNIKNQVNVIVGFIDTGIWPESPSFNDANMPPVPARWKGVCQSGEAFNSSTCNRKVIGARYYKSGYEAEEDSADTVAFSSPRDSAGHGSHTASIAAGRYVSNMTYKGLASGGARGGAPMARIAVYKTCWDTGCYDVDLLAAFDDAIRDGVHILSLSLGPDAPQGDYFTDAISVGSFHAARHGILVVASAGNEGNPGSATNLAPWMITVAASSTDRDFTSDIVLGNGVNLTGESLSVFGMKASASIISASEAFAGYFTPYQSSYCLESSLNKTKARGKVLVCHHAESSTESKLAKSVVVKEAGGVGMVLIDEADMDVAVPFVIPSAIIGRRTGKHLLSYINRTRRPMARILPARTTLGLKPAPRVTAFSAKGPNALTPQILKPDITAPGLNILASWSPAVADKQFNILSGTSMACPHVTGIAALIKAVHPSWSPAAIRSAIMTSATLLDKKHKPIIVDPEGKKGNAFDYGSGFLNPTRALDPGLVYDAQPADYVSFLCSVGYDEKSLHQITLDNSTCAQAFRTATDLNYPSITVPNLEGNISVTRTVTNVGKPENIYKAAVSSPKGINVTVIPNRLVFTSLGQKISFTVNFKVVAPSKGYTFGFLSWMSGRSRVTSPLVVQVAHSNSGLMR; encoded by the exons ATGGCTTCTTTTTGTTCTGTTTGGAGAAGAAGCAGCATTCTTTTCCTGTTGCTTTGTGTTCTTGTTGCTCAAATTAGTACTTGTTTTTCATCCAAG GTGTATGTGGTTTATATGGGAAGCAAAAATGGTGAAGACCCAGATGAGATTTTGGCGCAAAACCATCAAATACTCGCTTCTGTTCATACAGGAAG CATAGAGGATGCTCAAGCATCTCACATTCATAGTTACCGACATGGTTTCAAAGGCTTTGCTGCAAGGTTGACTGATCACCAAGCTTCCCAAATTTCAA AGATGCCTGGAGTTGTTTCGGTTTTTCCCAACTCGAAAAGGAGTTTGCACACTACACATTCTTGGGATTTCATGGGTCTTCTGGGTGAACAGACCTTGGAGGTTTCCGGATTCAACATCAAGAACCAAGTAAATGTCATAGTCGGTTTCATCGATACTG GAATTTGGCCGGAATCTCCAAGTTTTAATGATGCCAACATGCCTCCAGTGCCAGCTAGGTGGAAGGGGGTTTGTCAATCAGGAGAGGCATTCAATTCTTCAACTTGCAACAG AAAAGTGATTGGAGCTAGATACTATAAGTCCGGTTATGAAGCAGAGGAAGATTCAGCAGACACAGTGGCATTCAGTTCTCCAAGGGACAGTGCCGGTCATGGCAGCCACACAGCCTCTATAGCTGCTGGTCGTTATGTGTCAAACATGACTTATAAGGGATTGGCATCTGGAGGAGCTAGAGGAGGTGCACCAATGGCGAGAATTGCAGTATACAAAACTTGTTGGGACACTGGTTGTTACGATGTTGACTTACTTGCAGCTTTTGATGATGCAATTAGAGATGGGGTTCACATTCTATCTCTGTCTCTCGGCCCTGATGCGCCTCAGGGAGACTATTTCACTGATGCCATTTCTGTGGGGTCATTTCATGCTGCTAGGCATGGAATTCTAGTGGTTGCTTCCGCTGGAAATGAAGGAAACCCTGGTTCTGCAACAAATCTTGCCCCGTGGATGATCACTGTTGCTGCAAGTTCAACAGATAGGGATTTCACTTCTGATATCGTTCTAGGAAATGGTGTTAATCTCACG GGTGAAAGCCTCAGTGTCTTTGGAATGAAAGCCTCAGCAAGCATCATTTCCGCCTCTGAAGCCTTTGCAGGGTACTTCACTCCATATCAATCCAG TTATTGTTTAGAAAGTTCCTTGAATAAGACCAAGGCCAGAGGGAAGGTTCTGGTCTGTCATCATGCTGAGAGTTCAACAGAGTCAAAGCTTGCAAAAAGTGTGGTAGTTAAAGAAGCTGGTGGTGTCGGGATGGTTCTTATCGACGAGGCAGATATGGATGTTGCCGTCCCATTTGTTATCCCTTCAGCAATTATTGGAAGGAGGACAGGAAAACATCTTCTATCTTATATTAATCGCACACG CCGACCAATGGCGAGAATTCTCCCTGCAAGGACTACACTGGGATTGAAACCCGCACCTCGTGTTACAGCATTTTCTGCAAAAGGTCCCAATGCTTTGACACCACAAATTTTGAAG CCTGATATCACAGCTCCTGGACTGAACATACTTGCATCTTGGTCCCCAGCAGTAGCTGATAAGCAGTTCAACATTCTTTCTGGTACTTCCATGGCTTGCCCACATGTAACAGGAATTGCCGCCTTGATAAAAGCCGTTCATCCTTCATGGTCCCCAGCAGCTATTAGATCTGCGATCATGACTTCTG CTACTCTTCTGGACAAGAAGCACAAGCCGATTATAGTGGACCCTGAAGGCAAAAAGGGTAATGCATTTGATTATGGCTCAGGCTTCCTGAACCCAACCAGAGCACTTGATCCGGGTCTTGTCTATGATGCACAGCCAGCAGATTATGTATCATTCCTTTGTTCAGTTGGATATGATGAGAAGTCATTGCATCAAATCACACTAGACAACAGTACATGTGCTCAGGCATTCAGAACAGCAACTGACCTCAACTATCCATCTATCACTGTACCAAATCTCGAAGGGAACATCTCAGTAACTAGAACAGTTACCAACGTTGGGAAGCCAGAGAATATCTATAAAGCCGCTGTGTCCTCACCTAAAGGAATCAATGTAACTGTCATCCCAAATCGACTTGTCTTCACCAGCCTCGGCCAGAAGATAAGCTTCACTGTGAATTTTAAGGTGGTTGCTCCATCAAAGGGATATACATTTGGGTTCTTGTCATGGATGAGTGGAAGATCGAGGGTTACCAGCCCTCTGGTTGTCCAAGTTGCACATTCAAACTCAGGGCTGATGAGATAA
- the LOC101313635 gene encoding probable L-type lectin-domain containing receptor kinase S.5-like: MVILFLSLLLLPAAAITDAHEVEHYQFGPFNQTSYNTFTLLGKATINKDALQITPDTANGNFSMNNNSGRVLYNHSFVLWNPDLDSTTTSPDYVASFNSSFLINVYRPNSSAAPGEGLAFIIAPDLTIPENSAGQYLGLTNSTTDGDANNQLVAIELDTLKEGFDPDSNHIGLNINSVKSNVTVPLWDYGIEIAPPGTKFYMVWIQYDGGSHNLSVFMANQTSESNAGFSGAIRPRPTIPILTANLNLKDIVNQKSYFGFAASTGSNIQLNCVLRWNLTVEILSDLESGGDNSKVLKIALGVGAGLVLVLFCLFGAGHYVCKKRKARASDPNILGALKSLPGTPREFSYRELKKATNNFDDKHKLGQGGFGVVYRAVLAKENNLEVAVKMFSRDEVKGRDDFLAELTIINRLRHKHLVRLLGWCHKNGMLLIVYEYMPNGSLDNHLFSGPENATLGWSQRYKIVSGVASALHYLHNEYDQRVVHRDLKASNIMLDTHFNARLGDFGLARALDNEKTSYAEIEGIPGTMGYIAPECFHTGKATCESDVYGFGAVVLEVVCGQRPWTKIERYQLLVDWVWSLHREGRLLEAMDERLGKDYVVEEAQRLLLLGLACSHPIANERPKTQTIIQIMSGSVPVPRVPPFKPSFVWPSMPEGVSSIANTNNTTSSWPLGMSASDRSEWSPHLDSRDSLDRYGGARIYSDSSSLV, encoded by the exons ATGGTGATTCTGTTCCTCTCTCTTCTGTTGCTGCCGGCGGCGGCTATCACCGACGCGCACGAAGTGGAACACTACCAGTTCGGTCCCTTCAATCAAACATCTTACAACACGTTCACCCTCCTCGGCAAAGCCACGATCAACAAAGATGCTCTTCAGATCACGCCGGACACGGCCAACGGCAACTTCAGCATGAACAATAACTCAGGTAGAGTCTTATACAACCACTCCTTTGTCCTCTGGAACCCTGATCTCGACTCCACTACAACTTCACCGGACTACGTCGCCTCTTTCAACTCCTCCTTCCTCATTAACGTCTATCGTCCCAACAGCTCCGCTGCCCCAGGCGAGGGCCTTGCCTTTATCATAGCGCCGGATTTGACCATCCCGGAAAACAGCGCCGGACAGTATCTCGGTTTGACTAACTCCACCACCGACGGTGACGCCAACAACCAGTTGGTGGCAATCGAGCTCGACACTTTGAAGGAAGGGTTTGATCCGGACAGCAACCATATAGGGCTTAATATCAACTCCGTTAAGTCTAACGTAACGGTGCCGCTATGGGATTACGGAATCGAGATCGCTCCACCGGGGACGAAGTTTTACATGGTGTGGATCCAATACGACGGCGGCTCACATAACCTGTCGGTGTTCATGGCCAACCAGACTAGTGAATCGAATGCAGGGTTTAGTGGAGCGATCCGGCCCAGACCAACCATTCCAATTCTAACCGCCAACCTCAACCTCAAGGACATTGTGAATCAAAAGTCCTACTTCGGATTCGCGGCCTCCACCGGAAGCAACATCCAGCTCAACTGCGTGTTGAGGTGGAATCTAACGGTGGAGATTCTCTCGGATTTGGAAAGTGGAGGTGACAACAGTAAGGTGTTGAAGATAGCACTAGGGGTGGGTGCCGGGTTGGTTTTGGTGCTATTCTGCTTATTCGGGGCGGGTCATTATGTGTGCAAAAAGAGAAAGGCTAGGGCGTCGGACCCTAACATTTTGGGAGCCCTGAAGAGTCTTCCCGGAACACCGAGGGAGTTTAGTTACCGGGAATTGAAGAAAGCCACCAACAACTTCGACGACAAGCATAAATTAGGTCAAGGTGGGTTTGGGGTGGTGTACCGAGCTGTGTTAGCTAAGGAGAACAACCTTGAGGTGGCGGTGAAGATGTTCTCTAGGGACGAGGTCAAGGGCAGGGACGACTTTCTGGCCGAGCTCACCATCATTAACCGTCTCCGGCACAAACACCTCGTCCGGTTACTCG GTTGGTGCCACAAGAATGGGATGCTTCTCATTGTCTATGAGTACATGCCAAACGGCAGCTTGGACAACCACCTATTCTCCGGGCCGGAAAACGCGACCCTAGGATGGAGCCAAAGGTACAAGATTGTCTCGGGTGTGGCCTCGGCCTTACATTACCTCCACAATGAATATGATCAAAGAGTAGTCCACCGAGACCTCAAGGCTAGCAACATAATGCTCGATACCCACTTCAACGCGCGTTTGGGCGACTTTGGCCTAGCGCGCGCCCTGGACAATGAGAAGACCTCGTATGCTGAAATCGAAGGTATCCCGGGCACGATGGGGTACATTGCCCCTGAATGCTTCCACACGGGAAAAGCGACATGTGAGTCTGACGTGTATGGGTTCGGTGCCGTTGTTCTAGAAGTCGTGTGCGGTCAACGACCGTGGACTAAAATCGAAAGATACCAATTGTTAGTGGACTGGGTATGGTCGTTGCATAGAGAAGGCCGTCTTCTCGAGGCCATGGACGAGAGGTTGGGCAAGGACTACGTAGTTGAGGAGGCCCAAAGGCTTTTGCTTCTTGGGCTGGCTTGTTCGCATCCAATTGCGAACGAGAGGCCCAAGACACAAACCATAATCCAAATCATGTCCGGGTCGGTGCCGGTGCCCCGAGTCCCACCTTTCAAACCGTCTTTTGTGTGGCCTTCCATGCCGGAAGGAGTGAGCAGCATTGCCAACACGAATAACACGACGTCGTCTTGGCCTCTCGGAATGTCAGCTTCAGATAGGTCTGAGTGGAGCCCACATTTGGACAGCAGGGATAGCCTGGACCGGTATGGAGGTGCAAGAATATATAGCGACAGTTCTTCATTGGTTTAA
- the LOC101314209 gene encoding uncharacterized protein LOC101314209 isoform 2, which translates to MQDSKIPLSDEFSIPKSRKKKVTAQKGPLFQVQGNDVNGAPSLPVKAGNKPSKRNLKREVSPMVQQSERSNSNSLPDSSTSGSKYRELRLKYLMMEEESFAVGKDLRDVEEEVKTLEEEKFALLDQLVVLEGLVDPSELHPQGLHSS; encoded by the coding sequence ATGCAGGATTCGAAGATTCCCCTTTCGGATGAATTTTCGATTCCCAAGTCACGGAAGAAGAAAGTCACAGCCCAGAAAGGCCCCTTGTTTCAGGTACAAGGGAATGATGTAAATGGGGCACCTTCTCTTCCTGTGAAAGCAGGGAACAAACCATCGAAAAGAAACTTGAAGAGGGAAGTTTCTCCAATGGTACAGCAATCAGAGAGGTCAAACTCGAATTCGTTGCCTGATTCATCTACTTCTGGAAGCAAGTATCGTGAGCTAAGGCTTAAGTACTTGATGATGGAGGAAGAGAGTTTTGCTGTGGGGAAAGATCTACGAGATGTTGAGGAAGAGGTTAAGACCCTTGAGGAGGAGAAGTTTGCACTCTTGGACCAGCTTGTTGTGTTGGAAGGCCTCGTTGATCCTTCAGAGTTGCACCCCCAGGGTCTGCATTCATCATAG
- the LOC101314692 gene encoding gibberellin 3-beta-dioxygenase 4-like, producing MAIPVIDLNQFPDSEEYKKLREASVEWGCFRLVNHKIPLTLMSEMKKVVRSLLDLPMEVKKRNTDVIAGSGYMAPSEINPLYEALGLYDLGSSQAIQNFCSQLEASSYQREVIEKYAEATYEQIVDIGHKLAESLGVGSGFMKEWACQFRINKYNFIPESIGSSGVQIHTDSGFLTILQDDENVGGLEVMDKSGVFVPVDPCPGTLIVNLGDVAKAWSNGRLCTVKHRVQCREATVRVSIATFLLGPKGEAVAAPPEFVDPEHPRLYVPFTIEDYRKLRIIKKLQAGEALELVRMES from the exons ATGGCTATTCCAGTGATTGACCTGAACCAGTTTCCAGATTCTGAAGAGTACAAGAAGCTGAGGGAAGCATCAGTGGAATGGGGTTGCTTCAGGTTAGTCAACCATAAGATCCCATTGACTTTAATGTCAGAGATGAAGAAAGTGGTCAGATCCCTTCTTGATCTGCCCATGGAGGTAAAAAAGAGGAACACTGATGTCATAGCTGGCAGTGGCTACATGGCACCCAGTGAGATCAACCCTCTCTATGAGGCTTTGGGTCTCTATGACTTAGGCTCATCTCAGGCTATACAGAACTTCTGCTCTCAGTTGGAGGCTTCTTCCTACCAAAG AGAGGTAATTGAGAAGTATGCAGAAGCAACTTATGAGCAGATAGTGGATATAGGGCATAAGTTGGCAGAGAGTCTTGGAGTGGGGAGTGGTTTTATGAAGGAATGGGCTTGCCAGTTTAGGATTAACAAGTACAACTTCATTCCCGAATCCATTGGATCTTCTGGAGTGCAGATACACACAGATTCCGGTTTTCTGACCATTCTTCAAGATGATGAAAATGTTGGAGGACTAGAAGTGATGGACAAGTCTGGTGTGTTTGTACCCGTTGATCCATGTCCAGGCACTCTCATTGTCAACCTTGGAGATGTTGCTAAG GCATGGAGCAACGGGAGGCTCTGCACTGTGAAGCACAGAGTACAATGCAGGGAAGCCACTGTTCGAGTCTCCATTGCTACGTTTCTGTTGGGACCAAAGGGTGAAGCAGTCGCAGCTCCTCCGGAATTTGTTGATCCGGAGCATCCACGTCTATATGTCCCTTTTACTATTGAAGACTACAGGAAGCTCAGAATCATAAAAAAACTGCAAGCTGGTGAAGCTCTGGAACTTGTACGCATGGAGTCCTGA
- the LOC101314984 gene encoding kinesin-like calmodulin-binding protein-like, translating to MTMDLHPSTAQSVRTSRSSFSSSNGNEDTPVHSSTAFLNGDEYDSDSSSVAPPTPRTLAMDIPAELAGAIPLIDRFQVEGFLRLMQKQIQSAGKRGFFSKKSVGPQPREKFTFEDMLCFQRDPMPTSLLKINSDLVSRATKLFQTILKYMGIDSSDRFTPPSLDERIELVGKLYKQTLKRTELRDELFVQISKQTRNNPDKQCLIKAWELMYLCSSSMPPSKDIGGYLSEYVHNVAHGANIDNEVRNLALNTLNALKRSVKAGPRHTIPGREEIEALLTGRKLTTIVFFLDETFEEITYDMATTVVDAVEELAGIIKLSAYSCFSLFECHKVVTGSKSPDLGNEEYIGLDDNKYIGDLLAEFKAAKDRSKGEILHCKLTFKKKLFRESDEAVADPMFVQLSYVQLQHDYIMGNYPVGRDDAAQLSALQILVDIGFVGAPESCNDWNSLLERFLPRQIAITRAKREWELDILSRYHSMQNLTKDDARQQFLRILRTLPYGNSVFFSVRKIDDPIGLLPGRIILGINKRGVHFFRPVPKEYLHSAELRDIMQFGSSNTAVFFKMRVAGVLHIFQFETKQGEEICVALQTHINDVMLRRYSKARTASSGSTNGDISSNLKPSVEVHEKRVQDLSKAVEESQQNVDQLLEELREKQKQEAKLQDDLDNLKQSLASEKHNLSEVAGDRNRLKTLCDDKDKELQAALSEKKSLEAQLATLSNQTVQKNDKTNLVGGGNNQVLDKLKDEIKLRTEELKEKEKTIRRLADDKLLLEKTLSGLEKIKADEIVSVEKTFEQERKALKLQVFELEKKLDGVNQELAVLKSTLASRNSEIAALQNNLKELDELREMKEDIDRKNEQTASLLRMQGAQLAEMESLYKEEQLLRKRYFNTIEDMKGKIRVYCRLRPMSEKEIAEKQGCAVSSSDEFTVEHPWKDDKQKQHTYDRVFDSHATQEDVFEDTRYLVQSAVDGYNVCIFAYGQTGSGKTYTIYGTESNPGLTPRATAELFKILKRDSNKFSFSLKAYMVELYQDTLVDLLLPKNAKRPKLDIKKDSKGMVTVENITVLSISTHEELKSVIQRGSEQRHTAGTQMNQESSRSHLIVSVIIESTNLQTQSVARGKLSFVDLAGSERVKKSGSAGNQLKEAQSINKSLSALGDVIGALSSGGQHIPYRNHKLTMLMSDSLGGNAKTLMFVNCSPAESNIDETYNSLMYASRVRAIVNDPSKNVSSKEIMRLKKLVSYWKEQAGKRGEDEDLEDIQDERPPREKGDGRHSM from the exons ATGACAATGGATCTACACCCATCAACGGCGCAAAGTGTGAGAACGAGTAGGTCGTCTTTTAGCTCCAGCAATGGCAATGAGGATACCCCTGTGCACAGCTCTACTGCTTTTTTGAATGGGGATGAGTATGATAGCGACAGCTCCAGCGTGGCACCACC TACACCAAGGACGCTAGCGATGGATATTCCAGCAGAACTTGCTGGTGCCATACCCTTGATTGATAGATTTCAG GTAGAGGGATTTTTGAGGCTGATGCAGAAGCAGATTCAGTCTGCTGGAAAGCGGGGGTTCTTTTCTAAAAAATCTGTTGGTCCTCAACCCCGAGAAAAGTTCACTTTTGAGGACATGCTGTGCTTCCAGAGG GATCCCATGCCTACATCGCTACTTAAAATCAATAGTGACCTGGTCAGCCGGGCAACGAAGCTTTTCCAGACTATTCTGAAGTACATGGGCATTGACTCATCTGACCGATTTACTCCACCAAGCTTAGATGAAAGGATTGAACTTGTTGGAAAGCTGTATAAGCAAACACTGAAGCGAACAGAGCTCCGAGACGAACTTTTTGTACAGATTTCTAAACAAACAAGAAATAATCCTGATAA GCAATGCTTAATTAAAGCATGGGAATTGATGTATTTGTGTTCATCCTCCATGCCCCCTAGCAAGGACATCGGTGGCTATCTGTCTGAGTATGTCCATAATGTTGCACACGGTGCGAATATTGACAATGAGGTTCGAAACCTAGCATTAAATACTTTAAATGCTTTGAAGCGTTCTGTCAAGGCTGGACCTAGGCATACAATACCAGGCCGGGAGGAGATAGAGGCACTTTTAACTGGTCGAAAGCTTACAACGATAGTGTTTTTTCTGGATGAAACTTTTGAAGAAATCACATATGATATGGCAACAACAGTTGTTGATGCTGTTGAG GAACTTGCAGGGATAATTAAATTGTCAGCATATTCTTGCTTCAGTCTGTTTGAATGCCACAAAGTTGTTACGGGCTCGAAATCACCTGACCTCGGAAATG AGGAGTATATTGGGCTAGATGACAACAAATACATAGGGGATCTGTTGGCAGAATTTAAAGCAGCAAAAGATCGAAGTAAAGGAGAAATATTGCATTGCAAGCTGACATTTAAAAAGAAGCTATTTCGGGAGTCAGATGAAGCTGTAGCAGATCCAATGTTTGTGCAGTTGTCCTATGTTCAA TTGCAACATGATTACATTATGGGAAATTATCCTGTTGGAAGGGACGATGCTGCACAGCTTTCTGCATTGCAAATATTAGTTGATATTGGATTCGTTGGTGCCCCTGAATCATGCAA TGACTGGAATTCGCTTTTGGAACGCTTTCTACCGAGACAAATTGCAATCACACGCGCAAAACGGGAGTGGGAGTTGGATATTCTTTCTCGTTACCATTCAATG CAAAATTTGACAAAAGATGATGCAAGACAACAGTTCTTGCGAATACTGAGAACACTTCCTTACGGGAATTCAGTGTTCTTCAGTGTTCGTAAGATAGATGATCCTATTGGACTTCTGCCTGGGCGGATCATTTTGGGAATCAACAAAAGAGGG GTTCATTTTTTTCGTCCTGTTCCGAAGGAATATCTACATTCAGCAGAACTAAGAGACATAATGCAATTTGGTAGTAGCAATACTGCTGTTTTCTTTAAGATGAGAGTTGCAGGTGTTCTTCACATATTCCAATTTGAAACTAAGCAG GGTGAGGAAATTTGTGTTGCTCTTCAAACACATATAAATGATGTCATGTTGCGGCGCTACTCTAAAGCTCGAACTGCTTCTAGTGGTTCGACAAATGGAGACATTTCTAGCAATTTGAAGCCCTCTGTGGAAGTGCATGAAAAACGTGTACAAGATTTGTCAAAAGCTGTTGAAGAATCTCAGCAGAACGTTGATCAA TTGCTGGAAGAATTGCGTGAAAAACAAAAACAAGAAGCAAAACTGCAAGATGATTTGGATAATTTGAAGCAATCCTTGGCATCTGAGAAGCACAACTTGTCAGAAGTTGCAGGTGACCGCAATAGACTGAAGACATTGTGTGATGACAAAGACAAGGAACTTCAG GCTGCACTATCAGAGAAGAAGAGCTTGGAAGCACAGTTGGCAACGCTGAGCAATCAAACGGTTCAGAAAAATGACAAGACAAATCTGGTTGGTGGAGGAAACAACCAG GTCTTGGACAAACTCAAAGATGAGATTAAGCTTCGCACTGAGGAGTTGAAAGAAAAAGAAAAAACTATAAGGAGACTAGCAGATGATAAATTATTACTGGAGAAAACCTTATCTGGTCTTGAAAAGATTAAAGCTGATGAG ATTGTTTCTGTTGAGAAAACTTTTGAGCAAGAGCGCAAAGCATTAAAGCTTCAAGTGTTTGAACTTGAAAAGAAGCTCGATGGAGTAAATCAAGAATTGGCTGTTCTAAAGTCAACTCTTGCAAGCAGGAACTCTGAGATTGCTGCATTACAAAATAACCTAAAGGAATTGGATGAATTGAGAGAAATGAAAGAG GATATCGATAGAAAGAATGAGCAAACAGCTTCACTACTGAGGATGCAAGGGGCTCAATTAGCTGAAATGGAATCTCTTTACAAGGAGGAACAACTCCTAAGGAAGCGCTATTTCAACACCATAGAAG ATATGAAAGGCAAAATCAGAGTCTATTGTAGATTAAGACCTATGAGTGAAAAAGAGATTGCTGAAAAACAAGGATGTGCCGTTTCAAGTAGTGATGAATTTACAGTTGAACATCCTTGGAAAGATGATAAACAGAAACAACATACGTATGATCGTGTATTTGATAGTCATGCCACCCAAGAAGATGTGTTTGAAGATACAAGG TATTTGGTACAATCTGCCGTTGATGGATACAACGTGTGCATATTTGCTTATGGGCAAACAGGTTCTGGGAAGACATATACCATTTATGGTACAGAAAGTAATCCTGGACTTACTCCTAGAGCTACTGCAGAACTTTTTAAAATCTTGAAGCGAGACAGCAACAAGTTCTCATTTTCTTTGAAG GCATATATGGTGGAATTGTATCAAGATACACTTGTAGACCTTCTATTGCCCAAAAATGCAAAGCGTCCAAAATTAGATATAAAAAAGGATTCAAAG GGAATGGTAACAGTTGAAAATATAACAGTTCTTTCGATTTCAACACATGAAGAACTGAAAAGTGTCATTCAGAGAGGATCTGAACAACGACATACAGCTGGCACGCAAATGAATCAAGAAAGTTCAAGATCTCATCTCATAGTGTCGGTTATTATTGAAAGTACCAATCTTCAGACACAGTCTGTTGCTAGAGGAAAG TTAAGTTTTGTGGATCTTGCGGGTTCAGAGAGAGTGAAGAAGTCAGGTTCTGCAGGCAATCAACTCAAAGAAGCTCAAAGCATCAACAAGTCACTTTCAGCACTCGGTGACGTGATTGGTGCTTTATCTTCTGGTGGACAGCACATACCCTACCGGAACCACAAACTAACAATGTTGATGAGTGATTCCCTTGGTGGTAATGCCAAAACGTTGATGTTTGTCAATTGCTCTCCTGCCGAATCAAACATAGATGAGACCTACAATTCTCTAAT GTATGCATCAAGAGTTCGGGCAATCGTGAATGATCCAAGCAAGAATGTATCTTCGAAAGAAATCATGCGACTGAAAAAGCTGGTTTCTTATTGGAAAGAACAGGCTGGAAAGAGAGGAGAAGATGAAGATTTGGAAGATATCCAGGATGAGCGGCCACCAAGAGAGAAAGGAGATGGCCGGCACTCTATGTAA